Proteins encoded in a region of the Sterolibacterium denitrificans genome:
- the argB gene encoding acetylglutamate kinase, with product MTREKLPPSVKADILAEALPYIKRFHGRTIVIKYGGNAMTDEHLKHCFARDVVLLKLVGMNPVVVHGGGPQIDEMLKRVGKKGEFIQGMRITDPETMAVVEMVLGGQVNKEIVNLINQHGGKAVGLTGKDGGFIRAQKLLMPNKDRPAELIDIGQVGDITAIDPSLIALLDSGAFIPVIAPIGVGAEGETYNINADVVAGKIAEVLKAEKLILLTNTPGVLDENNQLLTGITPRDIDAMVASGTLSGGMLPKIGSALDAARKGVKSVHIIDGRVEHALLLEILTDAGVGTLIKNQ from the coding sequence ATGACCCGCGAAAAACTCCCGCCCTCCGTCAAGGCCGACATCCTCGCCGAAGCTCTGCCCTACATCAAGCGCTTCCACGGCCGCACCATCGTCATCAAGTATGGCGGCAACGCCATGACCGACGAGCATCTCAAGCACTGCTTCGCGCGCGACGTGGTGCTGCTCAAGCTGGTCGGCATGAATCCCGTGGTAGTGCACGGCGGCGGCCCGCAGATCGACGAGATGCTCAAGCGCGTCGGCAAGAAAGGCGAATTCATCCAGGGCATGCGCATCACCGATCCCGAAACCATGGCCGTGGTGGAGATGGTGCTGGGCGGCCAGGTCAACAAGGAGATCGTCAATCTGATCAACCAGCACGGCGGCAAGGCGGTCGGCCTGACCGGCAAGGATGGCGGCTTCATCCGCGCGCAGAAACTGCTGATGCCCAACAAGGATCGGCCCGCCGAACTCATCGACATCGGCCAGGTGGGCGACATCACCGCCATTGATCCCTCGTTGATCGCCCTGCTCGACAGCGGCGCCTTCATCCCGGTGATCGCGCCGATCGGCGTCGGCGCCGAGGGCGAAACCTACAACATCAATGCCGACGTGGTCGCCGGCAAGATCGCCGAAGTGCTCAAGGCGGAGAAACTGATCCTGCTCACCAATACGCCCGGCGTGCTCGACGAAAACAACCAGTTGCTCACCGGCATCACGCCCAGGGACATCGACGCGATGGTCGCCAGCGGCACGCTCTCCGGCGGCATGCTGCCGAAGATCGGCTCGGCGCTGGATGCCGCGCGCAAGGGCGTGAAGAGCGTGCACATCATCGACGGCCGCGTCGAGCATGCGCTGTTGCTGGAAATCCTCACCGACGCGGGCGTCGGCACGCTGATCAAGAATCAATAG
- a CDS encoding TetR/AcrR family transcriptional regulator has translation MRRSAKTTATPHDGTAPAKPAQPRKSAVRKARRPGRPPGKTRDAQLGIILAVARRHFAERGYESTTFKDIGLDAGMTRTALYSYFDTKAALYLATLKDIHNEFLPDFMKTMAECKTLRERFKRIVMSSCAAHARDSNITGFLFAMPLEMRRHPELVEVLRERNTIAYRAMAAIFEEARANGEIRSKASTVDLVAAFFGGAIGVGLLHYGAQAYSAQPPSLTRLMSVFVTMSEGKIFAPSKPASAASAT, from the coding sequence ATGCGCCGCAGCGCAAAGACGACAGCCACTCCACACGACGGCACCGCCCCGGCCAAGCCCGCCCAACCGCGCAAATCCGCCGTCAGGAAGGCGCGGCGACCCGGCCGTCCGCCCGGCAAGACGCGCGACGCCCAGCTCGGCATCATCCTCGCGGTGGCGCGCAGGCACTTCGCCGAACGCGGCTACGAATCGACGACCTTCAAGGACATCGGCCTCGACGCCGGCATGACGCGCACCGCGCTCTACTCGTATTTCGACACCAAGGCCGCGCTCTACCTGGCGACGCTGAAGGACATCCACAACGAGTTCCTGCCCGACTTCATGAAGACCATGGCGGAATGCAAGACGCTGCGCGAACGCTTCAAGCGCATCGTCATGAGCTCCTGCGCGGCGCACGCGCGCGACAGCAACATCACCGGATTCCTTTTCGCCATGCCGCTCGAAATGCGCCGTCATCCCGAACTCGTCGAAGTGCTGCGCGAGCGGAACACCATTGCCTACCGGGCGATGGCGGCGATCTTCGAGGAAGCGCGCGCCAATGGCGAGATTCGCAGCAAGGCGAGCACCGTCGATCTGGTCGCCGCCTTCTTCGGCGGCGCGATCGGCGTCGGCCTGCTCCACTACGGCGCGCAGGCGTACAGCGCGCAGCCGCCGTCGCTGACCAGGCTCATGTCGGTGTTCGTCACCATGAGCGAAGGCAAGATCTTCGCGCCCAGCAAGCCCGCCTCCGCCGCCAGCGCGACCTGA
- a CDS encoding HlyD family secretion protein — translation MTTMDESREGQPGELSAAAKRGRLRLRLSLMLLGVGVAAAIAAYAHFANAHVETTDNAYVQAARIAISAEIGGRVAEVAVRDNQEVRRGDLLLRLDAAPYRIAVEAAVARLAAARLEVDTLKAQFRQRQADVTAAEDALKYHQDEHERQQRLAAGGVAAQAQVDQTQQAATEARSRLTGARQQLAAVLAKLAGNPDIPADRHPDVQQARAQLERAQLDLSYTAVHAPADGVVTRVPAVQVGSHVNAGVPLFALISRHDVWIEANFKEDQIARMRPGQAATVRIDARRDRALTGRLASITPGTGSQFSVLPPENATGNWVKVVQRVPVRIELDRLDPEVPLHRGLSAEVSIDTGSTPATAGADKRGG, via the coding sequence ATGACGACGATGGATGAAAGCAGGGAAGGGCAGCCGGGCGAGCTCTCGGCAGCCGCGAAACGCGGGCGCTTGCGGCTGCGCCTGAGCTTGATGCTGCTTGGGGTGGGCGTTGCGGCGGCGATCGCCGCCTATGCCCATTTCGCCAATGCGCATGTCGAGACGACCGATAACGCCTACGTGCAGGCCGCGCGCATCGCCATCAGCGCCGAGATCGGCGGGCGGGTCGCGGAAGTGGCGGTGCGCGACAACCAGGAAGTGCGTCGCGGCGATCTGCTGCTGCGTCTCGATGCCGCGCCGTACCGGATCGCCGTCGAGGCGGCCGTGGCTCGCCTGGCCGCGGCTCGTCTCGAAGTGGATACGCTCAAGGCCCAGTTTCGTCAGCGCCAGGCCGATGTGACGGCTGCCGAGGATGCCTTGAAATATCATCAGGACGAGCATGAGCGCCAGCAGCGCCTGGCCGCCGGCGGCGTGGCGGCGCAGGCGCAGGTCGACCAGACGCAGCAGGCGGCCACAGAGGCGCGCAGCCGGCTGACCGGGGCGCGTCAGCAACTCGCCGCGGTGCTGGCGAAGCTGGCCGGCAATCCCGACATACCTGCGGATCGGCATCCCGACGTGCAGCAGGCGCGGGCGCAACTTGAACGCGCGCAGCTCGATCTTTCCTACACGGCCGTCCATGCGCCCGCGGATGGCGTGGTGACGCGGGTGCCGGCGGTGCAGGTCGGCAGCCATGTCAATGCCGGCGTGCCGCTGTTCGCGTTGATTTCGAGACACGACGTATGGATCGAGGCGAACTTCAAGGAAGACCAGATCGCCCGCATGCGTCCGGGCCAGGCGGCGACGGTGCGCATCGACGCCCGCCGCGATCGCGCGTTGACCGGCAGGCTGGCCAGCATCACGCCGGGTACGGGATCGCAGTTTTCCGTTCTGCCGCCGGAGAATGCCACCGGCAACTGGGTCAAGGTGGTGCAGCGCGTGCCGGTGCGCATCGAGCTCGATCGGCTCGATCCCGAGGTGCCCCTGCATCGCGGCTTGAGCGCCGAGGTCAGCATCGACACCGGCAGTACGCCGGCCACCGCCGGCGCGGACAAGCGGGGCGGGTGA